TATACTTTGTAGTGGACTCTAACATTTTAGTTTTAGAAGGGTTGTAAATAAAATCCAACTTCCCAAATGCTAATTGTCTTTTATTATCCAACTTATAATCTTCCGCGTTAGTAAAACTGTTGGTGTTGGTAATGATATTATCCACTTGATTTCTAAAAAAAGAGGTTTCATCCCAATTAAAAAAGCCTAAGGTTTTTATTTTTATTTTATCTGAAGGATTAAATATGGCGTTTAGTGACACCAACTCGGCATTATTAAAATTGGTGCGTTCTTTTTTAAAATTAGAATCGGAAGCCGATAAACCTATTAAATTACTTACCGATTGATTATCTCCTAAACTTGCTGGCTGATTAAGTCTAAAAGGTTTAATTAATTGTTGAATATCTCCTGTAGCATTATAACCAATACTATTGGCATTGCCTAAAAAGTAGTATTTATTTTTTTTACCAAAATTCATCAAATTAGACTTGTAATGATAAAAACTATCGTTACCTATATTAGCCTCCAAATTACCAAACCAAATGCGTTTTGACTTATCGTTTAATTTTAAGTTTAAAGCTACCTTATCGCTTACTTCTATATCCTTTAACAAATGGTTGTTGGAGTAATTTTGCAACACCTCGACCGTTTCAATAGGATAAGCAGGCATATTTTTGGATAATAATTTATACCCTTTTTCAAAAAGATCGTCACCATCAATCATTAATTTTTCAATCTCTTTATTACCAACTTTTATAGTGCCTTCATTGTCTATATTTAAACCAGGTATTACTTTTAGTAAATCCTCGACTGTATGCTCATTTCCTCTTGTAAAGTATTTAGTTTTAAAGGTTATGGTGTCCTTTTTTATTACCATTGGACGTTCTGATTTTATAACAACCTCATCTAATGTAAAAGGTTGTTCTTCTAAAACTACGTTTATGGTTTTATTATTTTGAGTACCATCAAATACTAATGCAATTATTTTGGTTTTATAGCCTAATGCATTAAAAACCATATTAAATTGACCTTGGTTTTTGGTAACCAATGTATAGTTTCCGTTGTTATCTGAATATGTGTAATTTAAAATACGATTAGTTAACGTATCTTTTATAGTTATGCTAACGGAATATAAGCTGCCATTACTATCTGAGACAGTTCCAGACAATGTTGACTGCGAAAAGCCAATGGTTTGGAACACTAACAATAACGTTATGAAAATTAGTTTTTTCAATATTATTATTTTTTGTCTTCCCATTCAAACAACAACTCACGTCCTTGTCTTTTATTAAAGGTGTCTACAGAGACATTTGTCCCTCTGTCTTGTCTAGATTTTAGATTATTTTTAAAGTTATTCATCTTTGTATTAAACACCTCTTCTCTTAACGCTACAAATGCTTCTAAACTAATGTTTACATCGTGCTTGTCTTGATTAAGTATCTTTTCATTAATCGTTTTTTTAGTTATTTTAGTGACAATCCATTCGTATTTATGTGTTTGGTCATACATATCTAAAATTAGACCTGGTAATCCATGAAACTTCCATGGTCCAAAAGTTATTGGGATGTCATTGGTGTACCATGCTATGTAATTTCGACCTCTAAAATTTGTGGTTGCTTTATTGCACATATATGTGCCAATTTTAAGGGTATCTGGATGGTTTAGATCCCAATCTAGTTTTGGAAGTGCTTCCGTTACTAAATACGTTTTACTATCAAAGGTGATATTCTCTGTAGACGATAGCTTATTTGTATTAAGATTTACAAAGTTTCGTTTTATAACATTTTTTTTACCAATAACAATTGTTTCGTTTATCTCCGAATCATTAGTATCATCCTTTTGAATGCTATCTTCATCAAGCGGAATTTCGTAATAATTAGATTTATTTTCTTTTAAATATGGGATTAAAATTCCTTTTTTAGAAAGCGGAATATAAGTATTGAAATTAACTGTGAATTCTATTTGGTATTGGTTGCTAAGCGAATCTGATGGACTTATTTTGTCTGAATTTTGTGCACTTATAAGCTGTATTGATAATAATAATAAAGCAATTAAAATTTTAATTTTCATAATTGATTGATTTATTAAAACAGCAATAGTATATCATGAGATATACCATTGCTGATTAATTAAAGATTAACCGAATAATTCATTATAAGTTTCATAAATGTCATCAATTAATTCGTTTGAAGCTTCTTTACAACTTCCTGATGATATTGTAACGGTATAATGAACAGACATTATTAAATTTCCTTCTTCATCAACCACGTTGTGAGTAATGCTACAAGTTTTAAAATATATCCCATCGAAAGAAAATTCATAAAATGAATTTTTTTCTATTGAATTATCCACAGAGGGCAATTTCACAATATCGTTATGAGCCGATGCAAAAGATGTTATTAACATAAGTGCAAAAACAAAAATTAATTTTCTCATAATTTCTAAAATATTAAACCAGTTACATTGTTTAAACTGGTTGATTAATAATTAAGTTATTAGTCGATATTAAATTAATAGTTTTCGCTATTAAATTTAAAATAAGTTGTCGAAAAAATAAAAAAACAAGCGCTTGTTAAAGATTAATCTTGTGTCTCTAGCTAGTAGTTAAAATGAACAAAATTTGACTATTTTGCTATTAACAAATCGAAGCTAAGTTTAAAAAATTAAAACAACAGTTTTTTAATCGTTTTTTTTAGCGCTATATCGAAAACGGTGTGTTTCGCTCATTTTATGTTGTGGTTAAAACCACACATAATCAAATGTTTATAAAAAACGTTAGGTAAACTATTGTTTAGTAGATACAATTAATCTAGACTTTACAAAAAAATGTTCGTAAATAAAAATAACCATGCTGTATATGGATTTTATTGTTGAAAAGCCTAAGCCTTTTTTATACACCCAATAGTTATGTTTTAATAACTCTAATTTATTAGAAGAGATAGAGTTTGCTCTGACACGATAATATGCTAATGGCTCTTGGATACCTAGAGCAGGTTTACCAGACTTTTTGATGGCTGACAACCACAATAACCAATCCTGTCGTTTGCGTAGATTAGGCGCTGTTATTTTGCCTAAAGTTTTAG
The genomic region above belongs to Olleya sp. Hel_I_94 and contains:
- a CDS encoding GLPGLI family protein gives rise to the protein MKIKILIALLLLSIQLISAQNSDKISPSDSLSNQYQIEFTVNFNTYIPLSKKGILIPYLKENKSNYYEIPLDEDSIQKDDTNDSEINETIVIGKKNVIKRNFVNLNTNKLSSTENITFDSKTYLVTEALPKLDWDLNHPDTLKIGTYMCNKATTNFRGRNYIAWYTNDIPITFGPWKFHGLPGLILDMYDQTHKYEWIVTKITKKTINEKILNQDKHDVNISLEAFVALREEVFNTKMNNFKNNLKSRQDRGTNVSVDTFNKRQGRELLFEWEDKK